In Myxococcus virescens, the genomic stretch AGGAAGTGACGGGGGCGCTGCGGGAAGTGCTCGGCGGTGAGCGTGGTGCGGGGTCGCTCCAGCGCATCGTGGAGAACCTGGTGCGGCTGTCGGACTCCGTGGATGCCACGGTCCGGCGCAACGCGGACCGCCTGGACACCATCGTCGGCAACGTCGAGGCCATCTCCGCGGACGTGCGCGGCATCACCCAGGGCAACCAGGCGGAAATCACCCGCATCATCGACAACATCGAGTTCATCACCCGCGACGTGCGCCAGGTGCTCGGCAGCGTGAAGAACATCGTGGGCACGGGTGAAGGCGACGTGAAGGAGACCGTCGCCAGCCTCAAGGAGACGCTCAAGAAGCTGGACGGCACGCTGGGCAACCTGGAGGAGATCACCCGCAAGGTGAAGGACGGGGAGGGCGCCGCCGGCGTGCTGCTGGCGGACGAGGCGGTGGGCCGCGAGCTCCGCGAGACGGTGCAGGACGTGTCGCGCTTCACGTCCCGCCTGACCGACCTCCAGGCGGAGATTGGCATCCAGAGCACCTACCTGGCCGCGCAGGGAAATTCGAAGAACGTCTTCTCCGTGCGGCTCATCCCCAAGCCGGACAAGTACTACCTGCTGGAGCTGGTGGACGACCCCCGCGGCAGCGTGACGACGGAGGTGTTGCAGACGAACCCGCCATCCGAGGGCGACCCCGTCGTTCAGACGCGGAAGGTGACCAAGGAGAGCCTCAAGGTCAGCGCGCAGTTCGCCAAGCGCTGGTACTTCACCACCCTGCGCGTGGGCCTCATCGAGTCCACCGGCGGCGTGGGCGCCGACCTCCACTTCTTCAACGACGCGCTCCGGTTCCAGGTGGACGCCTTCAACTTCGCGGACGACGAGCTGCGCTACCCCCGCCTGCGCGCCAGCCTGCGCGCCCAGCCCCTCGATCACCTCTATTTGATCGCCGGCATGGACGACATGCTCAACGCCCAGCAGCGGGACCTGGCGACGCGGCGCCTGGTGGCGGGCCGCGACTTCTTTGTGGGCGGCGGCCTCTTCTTCACGGACGATGATCTGAAGGCCATCCTCACCTTGACAGGCATTCCGACGCCCTGAACCCACCGCTCGGTGCTTGACGGAAAACGGGAAACGACGTACCCGGCATGGGCACGGGGCCCAGGGGAGCGCCGTGCCTGATTTCACGGCATCTCCCCCCAGGAAGCTCGCATGTCCCTGCTCGTCGTCGGCTCCGTTGCCCTGGACTCAGTGGAAACCCCCTTCGGCCAGAAGGAGGACATCCTCGGGGGCTCGGCCACCTACTTCTCTACGTCGGCCTCGTTCTTCAGCCCCGCGCGTGTCGTGGCGGTGGTGGGCGAGGACTTCCCCGAAGGGCACCTCAACTTCCTTCGCGGGCGGGGAATCGACCTGGAGGGCCTCACCCGGGAGACGGGCCGCACCTTCCGCTGGAAGGGCCGCTACAGCTACGAGCTGAACGAGGCGCAGACGCTGGACACCCAGCTCAACGTCTTCCAGGCCTTCTCCCCGAAGCTGCCGGAGTCCTACCGGGACACGCCCTACGTCTTCCTGGGCAACATCCACCCGGAGCTCCAGGCGCAGGTGCTGGACCAGGTGAAGGCGCCGAAGTTGGTGGCCGCCGACACCATGAACTTCTGGATCAAGGGCAGCCGGGCCGCGCTGCTCAAGACGCTCTCCCGCGTCAACCTCCTGTTCGTCAATGACGCGGAGGCCCGTCAGCTGGCCGGCGAGCACAACGTGGTGAAGGCCGCTCGCGCCATCATGGCCATGGGCCCGCAGCGCGTGGTCATCAAGCGCGGTGAGTACGGCGCGCTCCTCTTCGAGGCCGAGCACATCTTCGCGTGCCCCGCCTTCCCCCTGGCCGAGGTCTTCGACCCCACCGGCGCGGGGGACACCTTCGCCGGCGGCTTCATGGGCGCCCTGGCCACCTCCAGTGGCGTGTTGGACCAGGCGCTGCTGCGCCGCGCCATGGTGATGGGCAGCGTCATGGCCTCCTTCACGGTGGAGAAGTTCAGCCTGGAGCGCCTGCGCGAGGTGACGCG encodes the following:
- a CDS encoding MlaD family protein, producing the protein MKKLVTPFRVGLLVIAAGAFFVTFVLFARKGGLSDSESTRVWAYFRDASGLAVRGRVQIAGIPVGEIDDISLEGTRAKVWLKIRNDVDLREDAVVTKRSESLLGDYLLDLNPGTEGAPSLESGGQIRRVVDTQGMEAVFESLSQITADIQEVTGALREVLGGERGAGSLQRIVENLVRLSDSVDATVRRNADRLDTIVGNVEAISADVRGITQGNQAEITRIIDNIEFITRDVRQVLGSVKNIVGTGEGDVKETVASLKETLKKLDGTLGNLEEITRKVKDGEGAAGVLLADEAVGRELRETVQDVSRFTSRLTDLQAEIGIQSTYLAAQGNSKNVFSVRLIPKPDKYYLLELVDDPRGSVTTEVLQTNPPSEGDPVVQTRKVTKESLKVSAQFAKRWYFTTLRVGLIESTGGVGADLHFFNDALRFQVDAFNFADDELRYPRLRASLRAQPLDHLYLIAGMDDMLNAQQRDLATRRLVAGRDFFVGGGLFFTDDDLKAILTLTGIPTP
- a CDS encoding PfkB family carbohydrate kinase, whose translation is MSLLVVGSVALDSVETPFGQKEDILGGSATYFSTSASFFSPARVVAVVGEDFPEGHLNFLRGRGIDLEGLTRETGRTFRWKGRYSYELNEAQTLDTQLNVFQAFSPKLPESYRDTPYVFLGNIHPELQAQVLDQVKAPKLVAADTMNFWIKGSRAALLKTLSRVNLLFVNDAEARQLAGEHNVVKAARAIMAMGPQRVVIKRGEYGALLFEAEHIFACPAFPLAEVFDPTGAGDTFAGGFMGALATSSGVLDQALLRRAMVMGSVMASFTVEKFSLERLREVTRPEIHARFAEFRKLTHFDDLGSLER